From Pseudobdellovibrio exovorus JSS, a single genomic window includes:
- a CDS encoding helix-turn-helix domain-containing protein — translation MARNETIDLKGLYKKKRKKLPRLKVAEAIEKSGLTYMEIAEQLGMNYYNNITKWKTADNINFKTLAALALVLNCRIRDLYEE, via the coding sequence ATGGCACGGAATGAAACGATAGACCTTAAAGGCTTGTATAAAAAGAAACGGAAAAAACTCCCACGGCTTAAAGTGGCCGAGGCCATTGAGAAAAGCGGCCTAACCTATATGGAAATAGCCGAGCAATTAGGGATGAACTACTACAACAACATAACCAAGTGGAAAACCGCCGATAATATCAACTTTAAAACCCTTGCGGCCCTTGCCCTTGTTCTTAATTGCCGTATCCGTGACCTTTACGAGGAATAG
- a CDS encoding ABC transporter ATP-binding protein, protein MSSVKFEHVAKEFSSGGKTHNAVKDFNLQIANGEFVSFLGPSGCGKTTTLRMIAGLEENTHGKIYFDNDVVSDPQKKLFLPPEKRNVGMVFQSYAVWPHMNVFDNVAYPLKLKKVSKEQIQQEVLAILDLVELGGLEKRKSNELSGGQQQRVALARGLVMKPRILLLDEPLSNLDAKLREKMRRDIRKIQQDLKLTMVYVTHDQKEAFQMSDKVVVMNRGLIEQVGSVDDIRTKPVSDFVKDFVE, encoded by the coding sequence ATGAGCTCAGTTAAGTTTGAACACGTGGCTAAAGAATTTTCTTCAGGTGGTAAAACCCACAACGCCGTAAAGGATTTCAATTTACAAATTGCCAATGGTGAATTCGTCAGTTTTTTAGGCCCTTCAGGATGTGGTAAGACCACCACTCTGCGTATGATCGCAGGACTGGAAGAAAATACTCACGGAAAAATCTATTTCGATAACGATGTGGTTTCAGATCCACAAAAGAAATTATTTTTGCCTCCAGAAAAACGCAATGTAGGTATGGTTTTTCAATCCTATGCCGTTTGGCCTCACATGAATGTCTTTGACAATGTGGCTTATCCTTTAAAGTTAAAGAAAGTTTCCAAAGAACAAATCCAGCAGGAAGTTTTAGCGATCTTAGATTTGGTAGAACTGGGTGGTTTAGAAAAAAGAAAGTCCAATGAACTTTCTGGTGGTCAACAACAGCGCGTAGCTTTAGCTCGCGGTCTTGTGATGAAACCTCGAATTTTATTATTAGATGAACCTCTATCGAACTTAGATGCCAAGTTACGTGAAAAAATGCGCCGTGATATTCGCAAGATCCAACAAGATTTAAAACTCACAATGGTCTATGTGACCCACGACCAAAAAGAAGCTTTTCAGATGAGTGACAAAGTGGTGGTAATGAATCGCGGCCTTATCGAACAAGTGGGCAGTGTCGACGATATTCGCACCAAGCCCGTTTCAGATTTTGTGAAAGACTTTGTTGAATGA
- a CDS encoding M14 family metallopeptidase, translating into MQNHKPQNDASYFPFHYIDSRQRFLDLVHQTQKEGASVQIEKWMIPSKIDQDLSVDLAYWAPTQQTQQLLVVTSGIHGSETYAGSAILQMFLTEVFPKLHREGLGVLLVHAMNPYGFKYHRRTTENGVNLNRNFSISGERYKRRNEDSEKMHAQFFKREKVGSIKSHLFQHLEIKNGKAFFGDISMDQFIKAVSPGQCESAQDLEFGGKALEPQSAKLVEKLKELIPQYQDVVALDLHTGLGHRNRLHLLTSGSGEDLHPDLFAQLFDIEADKDYYEYTPAAAEGFYEVHGALNTAFSDLAQPHQRVCAITMEFGTLGHDLEAKLRSLDNLLVEHQGFYNGYNTPELAEEVQKESFERSYPQDDKWRQAVVAASRGLFQNILSRAGAFTL; encoded by the coding sequence ATGCAAAATCACAAGCCACAAAATGATGCGTCTTACTTTCCTTTTCATTATATAGATTCACGTCAGCGATTTTTAGATCTTGTCCATCAAACTCAGAAAGAGGGCGCGTCTGTACAAATTGAAAAGTGGATGATCCCCAGTAAAATCGATCAAGATTTGTCTGTGGATTTGGCCTATTGGGCGCCGACACAACAAACGCAACAACTGCTGGTGGTGACATCGGGTATTCATGGTTCTGAAACCTATGCTGGCTCTGCAATTTTACAAATGTTTTTGACTGAGGTTTTTCCAAAGTTGCATCGCGAAGGATTGGGTGTGTTATTGGTGCATGCGATGAATCCCTACGGATTCAAATATCATCGTCGCACAACTGAAAATGGCGTGAATCTGAACAGGAACTTTTCCATTTCTGGCGAACGCTACAAAAGAAGAAATGAAGACTCGGAAAAAATGCATGCGCAGTTTTTTAAACGCGAAAAAGTCGGTTCTATAAAAAGCCATCTGTTTCAACATCTAGAAATCAAAAATGGAAAAGCTTTTTTTGGTGATATTTCGATGGACCAATTTATCAAGGCCGTGTCGCCAGGACAGTGTGAAAGCGCACAAGACCTCGAATTTGGAGGAAAGGCGCTAGAGCCTCAGTCGGCCAAGTTAGTGGAAAAATTAAAAGAGTTGATCCCGCAATATCAAGATGTTGTGGCTTTGGATCTGCACACAGGCTTGGGACATCGTAACCGCTTGCATCTTTTGACTTCAGGTTCTGGTGAAGATCTACATCCGGATTTGTTCGCGCAGCTTTTTGATATAGAAGCTGATAAAGATTATTATGAATATACACCTGCAGCAGCAGAGGGTTTTTACGAAGTACACGGAGCGCTGAACACAGCCTTTTCAGATCTGGCCCAACCTCATCAACGTGTCTGCGCGATTACTATGGAGTTCGGAACATTAGGACATGACCTTGAAGCGAAATTAAGATCGTTGGATAATTTACTGGTCGAGCATCAAGGTTTTTATAATGGGTATAATACTCCCGAGTTAGCAGAAGAGGTTCAAAAAGAGAGTTTCGAGCGCTCTTATCCTCAGGATGACAAGTGGAGGCAGGCGGTCGTCGCAGCCTCGCGTGGGCTATTTCAAAATATTTTAAGTCGAGCTGGAGCTTTCACTTTGTAA
- a CDS encoding aminotransferase class V-fold PLP-dependent enzyme translates to MSIEQFKKHFDFTSGFIHFNNSGQAPIPDVNRDKVKYWLDRFYSEGAHCSMDGWGQTEVVRQKLANFIGAEVAEVAFFGTAASAISQAALAIPLQKDDEILTWDQEYPSNFYPWRIAAERSQAKVIQLASENWQTPAQKILDHVTPKTRVIAVSWVQFQTGAVTDLELISKTLRAQGRDDIWLVADVIQGIGVRPFHFHQSGFDIICGGSHKWLCSSYGASFMAIRHQRMPQLAPLEFGAMTYGYPDTEKSFSIQPKLTAQRYEPGSKAMFEVIGLGETLDLMSQVGVAAIFQEASRLADLLRAGLRSQGYKMFCADGPIVNFAADTTEKTEELLQRLQKNKVSCIKRGPGIRISIHGFNRDEEVARVLEILKY, encoded by the coding sequence ATGAGCATTGAGCAGTTTAAAAAACACTTTGATTTCACTTCAGGATTTATTCATTTCAATAATTCGGGACAGGCACCGATCCCCGATGTGAATCGCGATAAAGTCAAATACTGGCTGGATCGCTTTTACAGTGAAGGGGCGCACTGTTCTATGGACGGGTGGGGACAAACCGAAGTGGTCCGTCAAAAACTGGCGAACTTTATCGGTGCAGAGGTTGCGGAAGTGGCGTTCTTTGGTACAGCAGCTTCGGCTATTTCACAGGCGGCTCTAGCGATTCCTTTGCAAAAAGATGACGAGATTCTGACATGGGATCAAGAGTATCCTTCTAACTTCTATCCTTGGAGGATCGCCGCCGAAAGATCACAGGCGAAAGTGATTCAGCTCGCTTCAGAAAACTGGCAAACTCCGGCGCAGAAAATTTTGGATCACGTGACGCCGAAGACGCGAGTGATCGCCGTGTCGTGGGTGCAATTCCAAACCGGAGCCGTAACAGATTTAGAGTTGATCTCGAAAACTTTACGGGCTCAAGGCCGTGACGACATTTGGTTAGTGGCCGATGTGATTCAGGGAATTGGTGTTCGTCCTTTTCATTTCCACCAATCTGGCTTTGATATTATTTGTGGTGGGAGTCACAAATGGTTGTGCTCATCGTATGGAGCGTCCTTTATGGCAATTCGTCATCAGCGTATGCCGCAACTAGCTCCGCTGGAATTTGGCGCCATGACGTACGGATATCCTGATACAGAAAAGAGTTTCTCGATTCAGCCTAAGCTGACAGCCCAGCGCTATGAGCCGGGCTCTAAAGCGATGTTTGAAGTCATCGGCTTAGGTGAAACATTAGACTTGATGTCACAAGTGGGCGTTGCTGCGATTTTTCAAGAGGCCAGTCGTTTAGCGGATTTGCTGCGCGCGGGTTTAAGATCTCAGGGGTACAAAATGTTTTGTGCCGACGGCCCCATCGTCAATTTCGCGGCGGACACTACAGAAAAAACAGAGGAGCTTTTGCAGCGCCTTCAAAAAAACAAAGTCAGTTGTATTAAGCGCGGTCCCGGAATTCGTATCTCGATTCACGGATTTAATCGTGACGAAGAAGTGGCTCGAGTATTAGAAATTTTGAAATATTAA
- a CDS encoding tyrosine-type recombinase/integrase, with product MSEEKEKSISHHDMVKEKLEENIFRMANGRFMVVVQKRINGKIKTKKKRNIKLIQEARQIRKGFIYQLSQDDLKHRDGQFKWDVAYKKYVSHIRQKIDDSQTSHKPMGEGSFETAIAAYKYTKQWEKLFIGQISPSHVHSMMNRPEFKCLTYGVKKHYMRHIRLAFKFIMGPMASLYLNPAHNVYIPRNKDEEPHQVQWIRPEVMEKIIDLYHDKDMNPLNKWASLFYFAYYTGMRSGEIFSLTADDVHLENPENSYVVVKTTYNWKTEKITPTKSGQQRVVDVTAIRKYLLAHRLRTKAVEKEFFFPRDREWKSGKAAQAVRAALKEVGYTPEKNAKGKELWPNFHSLRASYIMNLLTAGVPHLTVQQLVGHADYATLKHYTAKLKPEDIKGVSHKLRPHTKNRKSG from the coding sequence ATGAGTGAGGAAAAAGAAAAATCCATCAGCCATCACGACATGGTTAAAGAAAAATTAGAGGAAAACATTTTTAGAATGGCCAATGGCCGTTTCATGGTGGTGGTTCAAAAACGAATTAACGGAAAAATTAAGACGAAGAAAAAACGAAACATTAAACTCATTCAAGAAGCCCGACAAATTAGAAAAGGGTTTATCTATCAACTCAGTCAAGACGACTTAAAACATCGGGACGGTCAATTTAAGTGGGATGTGGCTTACAAAAAATATGTATCCCACATTAGGCAAAAAATAGACGACAGCCAGACAAGCCATAAGCCAATGGGTGAGGGTTCATTTGAGACAGCCATCGCCGCTTACAAATACACAAAACAGTGGGAAAAATTATTTATCGGGCAAATATCCCCCAGCCATGTTCATAGCATGATGAACAGGCCAGAGTTTAAGTGTCTTACTTATGGAGTAAAAAAACACTACATGAGACACATAAGATTGGCCTTTAAGTTTATTATGGGGCCAATGGCAAGCCTTTACCTAAACCCAGCCCATAATGTTTATATTCCAAGAAATAAGGACGAAGAACCGCACCAAGTCCAATGGATACGGCCAGAGGTCATGGAGAAAATTATAGACCTTTACCATGATAAAGACATGAACCCACTCAACAAGTGGGCCAGCCTATTTTATTTTGCTTACTATACGGGAATGAGAAGCGGAGAGATTTTTTCTCTTACCGCAGATGATGTTCATTTAGAAAATCCAGAGAATAGTTATGTGGTGGTAAAGACCACTTACAACTGGAAAACCGAAAAAATCACACCGACTAAATCAGGACAGCAGAGAGTGGTGGATGTAACCGCCATTAGAAAATACCTACTCGCCCACAGACTACGAACCAAGGCAGTAGAAAAAGAGTTTTTCTTTCCCCGTGATAGAGAATGGAAATCAGGCAAGGCCGCCCAAGCAGTGAGAGCGGCCCTTAAAGAAGTGGGATACACACCAGAGAAAAATGCCAAGGGCAAAGAACTATGGCCGAACTTTCATAGTTTAAGGGCCTCTTACATTATGAACTTACTCACGGCAGGGGTTCCACATTTAACAGTCCAGCAACTCGTAGGCCATGCGGATTATGCGACACTAAAACACTACACAGCGAAGTTAAAACCAGAAGACATCAAGGGAGTTTCTCACAAGTTGAGGCCCCACACGAAAAACAGAAAAAGCGGATAA
- a CDS encoding Vps62-related protein, producing the protein MQKIKDLTDAQLEELAKKFSPAIYFHSLESFFPCSIEHLLKDGTLRRYKDDGKTIDPSFERKNLKQEDLAEYSHPNFFVDINSSQFPGMYDKATKTVKAPMYYVIRRFENAIEIVYPLLYANQGGQTVIADRVLSSFHCILHSYGEHQGDLECVTVRLAPKNNDEFYISEVMYEAHGNTEKYSSGEFYCEGTHPVAYASLNGHGTYNGLAYNHYKDLGGMAGFVIVTDLLDNKGPKWRPWQSSEFKQLRLTDDMGPTTEHWVKFKGRLGAQQKNTLLSATYLDGTKLNEPDWYFVDKVDFLALLINKLPKNIRDGNGPSGLGNRDYMQPVPAGATLPICPENSTVKTFLFGIKGNDEGWISVINNDATGWRDIYKSKWSSRYVGNAVTSFKLNGHPYIFALRLSDEAFISRINDDGKGWTDIYKGKWSSNYVAIRSFELKDHPYLFALKGNNEAYISRINDDGKGWTDIYKGKWDSNYVGSAITTFMLNGHPHIFALKNNDVAYISRINDDGKGWTDIYKGKWSSRYVAIKSFELNGHPYLFALRGSDEAFITRINDDGKGWVDVYKGKWSSNYVGTAIAPFKHDGQPHIFALKRNSEGWISRINEDGRGWVDLCKGAKWSSDYVAVVSYELDVNLAP; encoded by the coding sequence ATGCAAAAAATAAAAGACCTAACAGACGCCCAACTCGAAGAACTGGCGAAAAAGTTCTCTCCAGCAATTTATTTCCACAGCTTGGAATCATTTTTTCCATGCTCGATTGAACATCTTTTGAAAGATGGAACATTAAGACGTTATAAAGATGATGGAAAAACAATAGACCCGAGCTTTGAAAGAAAAAATCTGAAGCAAGAAGACTTGGCTGAGTATAGTCATCCAAATTTTTTTGTAGATATTAATTCGTCGCAATTTCCTGGGATGTACGATAAAGCGACAAAAACAGTTAAAGCACCGATGTATTATGTCATTCGTCGTTTTGAAAACGCGATTGAAATCGTTTATCCGCTTCTTTATGCAAATCAAGGAGGGCAGACGGTCATTGCAGATCGTGTTCTGAGCTCATTTCATTGCATACTTCATTCTTATGGTGAGCACCAAGGTGACTTAGAATGTGTAACCGTTAGATTAGCTCCAAAAAATAATGATGAGTTCTATATTTCTGAAGTTATGTACGAAGCGCATGGCAACACCGAAAAATATTCTTCAGGAGAATTTTACTGTGAAGGAACGCATCCTGTAGCGTATGCTTCACTTAATGGTCATGGGACTTATAATGGGTTGGCATACAATCACTATAAAGACTTAGGGGGCATGGCTGGATTTGTGATTGTAACGGATCTTTTAGATAATAAAGGACCTAAATGGCGTCCGTGGCAATCTAGCGAATTTAAACAATTGCGTTTAACAGATGATATGGGACCAACAACAGAGCACTGGGTTAAGTTTAAAGGCAGATTAGGTGCACAACAGAAAAATACTTTGTTATCCGCAACTTACTTAGACGGAACAAAACTAAATGAGCCTGATTGGTATTTCGTAGATAAAGTAGATTTTCTTGCATTACTGATCAATAAACTTCCCAAAAATATCAGAGATGGAAATGGTCCATCTGGTTTGGGAAATCGTGACTACATGCAACCTGTGCCTGCTGGGGCGACGTTGCCTATTTGTCCAGAGAATTCAACAGTTAAAACATTTCTTTTTGGTATCAAAGGAAACGATGAGGGCTGGATTTCTGTAATTAACAATGATGCTACGGGATGGAGAGATATTTACAAAAGTAAGTGGAGCAGTCGTTACGTTGGCAACGCGGTCACGTCATTTAAGTTAAACGGTCATCCATACATTTTTGCTCTAAGATTAAGTGACGAAGCTTTTATCAGCAGAATTAATGATGATGGCAAAGGGTGGACAGATATTTATAAAGGCAAATGGAGTAGCAATTATGTAGCAATTAGATCATTTGAGTTAAAGGATCATCCCTATTTATTTGCCCTAAAAGGTAATAATGAAGCATACATTTCGCGTATTAATGATGATGGTAAGGGGTGGACAGATATTTATAAAGGTAAATGGGATAGTAACTATGTTGGCTCCGCGATTACGACATTTATGCTAAATGGGCATCCTCATATCTTTGCATTGAAGAACAATGATGTGGCGTACATTTCGCGTATTAATGATGACGGCAAAGGGTGGACAGATATTTATAAAGGCAAATGGAGTAGTAGATATGTTGCTATAAAATCTTTTGAATTAAATGGTCATCCCTATCTTTTTGCCTTAAGAGGCAGTGATGAGGCTTTTATTACTCGTATTAATGATGATGGTAAAGGTTGGGTAGATGTCTATAAGGGAAAATGGAGTAGCAATTATGTTGGAACTGCTATAGCGCCATTTAAACACGATGGACAGCCGCATATTTTCGCATTGAAAAGAAATAGTGAAGGCTGGATTTCGCGTATTAATGAAGATGGAAGAGGTTGGGTAGATCTTTGTAAAGGCGCAAAGTGGAGTAGTGACTATGTCGCCGTTGTGTCTTACGAGTTAGATGTGAACTTAGCACCATAA
- a CDS encoding putative 2OG-Fe(II) oxygenase, whose product MIYLINMNSGHSASAHEVSYNFVQAQGESHLCPPAFRIPILRRKILSAEECQLIRDQILEKESEITSQHTSTPIAGLTSGLTTLWSHYNVLTWSVPEQVGLKQRLFDVYREYLQLSEVQPFKNQIQCWANALRKGAGLERHLHSNRPITAISGHLALNTTSAATLYHFPFVMKCSQTQTETYCLKLESEEGWVTFFPSWVQHSTMPYQEDGIRVTMAFDILAEIAKGSPIPFDTGN is encoded by the coding sequence GTGATCTACTTAATAAATATGAATTCAGGTCATTCAGCCTCTGCTCATGAGGTTTCGTATAACTTTGTACAAGCACAGGGGGAGAGTCATCTTTGTCCTCCGGCTTTTCGTATTCCTATTTTGCGCCGAAAGATTTTGAGTGCAGAAGAGTGTCAGTTGATTCGCGATCAGATTTTAGAAAAAGAAAGCGAGATCACTTCGCAACATACATCAACTCCGATTGCGGGCCTGACTTCTGGTCTAACTACATTGTGGAGTCATTACAATGTTTTAACATGGTCCGTGCCTGAACAAGTGGGTTTGAAACAGAGACTCTTCGACGTCTACCGCGAGTATCTTCAACTTTCGGAAGTGCAACCCTTCAAGAATCAAATTCAATGCTGGGCCAATGCCCTTCGTAAAGGGGCAGGGCTTGAGCGTCACTTGCACAGCAATCGTCCGATCACCGCGATCAGTGGCCACCTAGCTTTAAATACGACCTCTGCTGCAACGTTATATCACTTTCCATTCGTTATGAAATGCTCGCAGACACAGACCGAAACTTACTGTCTGAAGTTAGAAAGTGAAGAGGGCTGGGTTACATTTTTTCCATCGTGGGTGCAACACTCGACGATGCCGTATCAAGAAGATGGAATACGTGTGACGATGGCATTTGATATTTTGGCTGAAATTGCTAAGGGGTCTCCGATTCCATTTGATACAGGAAATTAA
- a CDS encoding ABC transporter permease, with product MKKSFYIVGLLIIAALFVVPLLHLFWIPNWADYAAVLKSENTLKAAKNTLLVSGCVGLLCLILGLPLSWLLTRTDLPLKSNFRSWFCLPYAIPPFVGAIGWIILANPVSGVLNQWFGLNLNIYSFWGLVWVEVSFLFTFVLLSALNILDRMDSSLEEAARLSGASGLRVFLDIALPILKPAMISGFLLSFLATAASFGVPALIGGPARIYLMTTQIYTYQRMGTAQGMQMSIAVSVLLGLSTLVLLYSAQMFFGRGKNYTVGGKSSRASLVPLKKWKWPIVTALSALLFVIFVLPILGVLLSAFSSVQGSWSLSQLSLQNYTRVLFETEETIRAITQSLMLGLAAAVICTAFSFFFNYFLHRTNWKGRNISTVAVSIPFSTPGTVLALAFILTFSQGYFGFGPSLYNTLALILLAYIVKYMSLSLKTLGDGYQQIHPSLEEAARISGASWFRTLFTIYGPLLKTAMMASVFLVFMPVISELTMTILLTGPGLETIGTLIFQLQEYSDMGGGGAAVLSSLVVLFILVLNFSLKTLSKGRYGL from the coding sequence ATGAAAAAAAGTTTTTATATCGTCGGGCTGCTGATCATCGCAGCCCTTTTTGTTGTTCCCTTACTTCATCTATTTTGGATTCCAAATTGGGCTGACTATGCAGCCGTTTTAAAAAGTGAAAACACTCTTAAAGCCGCAAAGAATACTCTATTAGTTTCAGGTTGTGTTGGTCTTCTTTGTCTGATTCTGGGACTGCCACTTTCATGGTTACTGACACGCACGGATTTACCTTTAAAATCCAACTTTCGCTCGTGGTTTTGTCTGCCCTATGCCATTCCTCCGTTTGTCGGTGCGATTGGCTGGATCATATTAGCTAATCCCGTCAGTGGCGTTTTGAATCAATGGTTTGGCTTGAACTTAAATATCTACTCGTTCTGGGGATTAGTTTGGGTTGAAGTGAGTTTTTTATTCACCTTTGTTCTTTTAAGCGCTTTAAATATTTTGGACCGCATGGACTCTTCACTGGAAGAAGCCGCTCGTCTTTCTGGAGCTTCTGGATTGCGCGTCTTTTTAGATATCGCTTTGCCTATTTTAAAACCCGCCATGATCAGTGGCTTCTTACTTTCCTTCTTAGCCACTGCTGCGAGCTTTGGCGTTCCCGCCTTGATCGGTGGACCAGCCCGCATCTATTTGATGACCACACAGATCTACACTTATCAGCGCATGGGCACAGCTCAAGGAATGCAGATGAGTATTGCCGTGTCTGTGTTATTAGGATTAAGCACTTTAGTTCTTTTGTATTCTGCACAAATGTTTTTTGGTCGCGGAAAGAACTATACTGTGGGTGGGAAATCTTCACGGGCCTCGCTGGTCCCACTGAAAAAGTGGAAATGGCCCATTGTAACGGCTCTGAGTGCTTTGTTATTTGTTATTTTCGTATTGCCGATTCTCGGCGTTCTTCTGTCGGCCTTCAGTTCCGTTCAAGGTTCGTGGAGTCTGTCACAGCTCAGCTTACAGAACTACACGCGCGTGCTTTTTGAAACAGAAGAAACTATTCGTGCGATCACACAGTCCTTGATGTTAGGTTTAGCTGCCGCAGTGATCTGTACTGCGTTTTCCTTTTTCTTTAACTACTTCCTACATCGCACGAACTGGAAAGGCCGCAATATTTCCACTGTAGCGGTCAGTATTCCCTTTTCAACACCGGGAACAGTTTTAGCTTTGGCCTTCATTCTGACATTCAGTCAAGGCTACTTCGGCTTTGGCCCCTCGTTGTACAACACCTTGGCTTTAATTCTTTTGGCTTACATCGTGAAATACATGAGCCTCAGCTTAAAAACCTTAGGGGATGGCTACCAACAAATTCATCCCTCTTTAGAAGAGGCCGCGCGTATTTCGGGAGCTAGCTGGTTTCGCACGCTCTTCACCATCTACGGGCCACTTTTAAAGACGGCCATGATGGCCTCAGTCTTTTTAGTTTTTATGCCTGTGATCAGCGAGCTGACCATGACGATATTACTTACAGGCCCAGGCCTTGAAACCATCGGAACTTTGATCTTTCAGTTACAGGAATACTCGGATATGGGTGGCGGCGGTGCTGCGGTCTTATCCAGCTTAGTCGTTTTATTTATTTTAGTTTTGAATTTTAGTTTAAAAACTCTTTCGAAAGGGCGTTACGGATTATGA
- a CDS encoding rhomboid family intramembrane serine protease, producing MDDLQQPERRIKEHWLTRKPTPQAWFAPLVLFFLLYGIQALFEANIGGLQNLLMANSEQVFQQRQYWRLWTALFVHADFGHIASNSLLFFPLAYYLYGYYGFWLFPFLGIALGGVLNVFVLQGLAPQTNLLGISGVVYWMAAVWSMLYLMIERRDSWRRRIAKVALVTVVLLVPETYRPEVSYISHFWGYVGGVIVGWIWFRIHRRQFQEAEVYEDIVTEPEVKAEVIIGDSL from the coding sequence ATGGACGACCTACAGCAACCTGAGCGGCGGATAAAAGAACATTGGCTTACGCGAAAGCCCACTCCGCAGGCATGGTTTGCGCCGTTGGTCTTGTTTTTCCTGCTTTACGGCATTCAGGCTCTTTTCGAAGCGAATATTGGCGGTTTGCAAAATTTGCTGATGGCCAATTCAGAGCAAGTATTTCAACAGCGTCAGTATTGGCGACTGTGGACTGCACTTTTCGTACACGCAGATTTCGGTCATATAGCCAGTAACTCCTTATTGTTTTTTCCTTTGGCGTATTACTTGTACGGCTATTATGGTTTTTGGCTTTTTCCTTTTTTAGGAATAGCGCTGGGCGGAGTGCTTAATGTTTTTGTATTACAAGGCTTAGCACCTCAGACAAATCTTCTGGGCATTTCTGGGGTGGTCTATTGGATGGCCGCGGTGTGGTCAATGCTTTATCTGATGATTGAACGTCGTGATAGTTGGCGGCGTCGAATTGCCAAAGTGGCGTTAGTCACAGTGGTGCTATTGGTGCCTGAAACCTATCGTCCCGAAGTGAGCTATATCAGTCACTTTTGGGGATATGTGGGGGGAGTTATTGTGGGATGGATTTGGTTTAGAATTCATCGTCGTCAGTTTCAAGAGGCCGAAGTTTATGAAGATATTGTGACTGAGCCCGAAGTAAAAGCAGAAGTCATCATAGGTGATTCACTTTAA
- a CDS encoding ArsC/Spx/MgsR family protein has product MWTIYHNPKCSKSREALALLQSHSSDVHVIEYLKDAPTVDELKDLIRHLQGPASALVRTKEDLYQELQFDLGSEEQIVTNLSQYPQLLERPIVIKSEVSPQHIARIAVVARPVELILPLLQSESSSST; this is encoded by the coding sequence ATGTGGACGATCTATCACAACCCTAAGTGTTCTAAATCCCGTGAAGCACTGGCTTTACTACAAAGTCACTCAAGTGATGTACACGTGATCGAATATCTTAAAGACGCTCCGACTGTTGACGAGTTAAAAGATTTAATTCGCCACTTGCAAGGACCAGCATCTGCCTTAGTGCGAACAAAGGAAGACCTTTATCAAGAGCTCCAGTTTGATTTAGGTTCAGAAGAACAGATAGTTACAAACTTATCGCAATACCCACAACTACTGGAAAGACCGATTGTGATAAAATCAGAAGTGAGCCCTCAACATATAGCTCGAATAGCTGTTGTAGCTCGCCCCGTTGAACTGATCTTACCTCTATTACAAAGTGAAAGCTCCAGCTCGACTTAA